In the Corynebacterium kroppenstedtii genome, one interval contains:
- the epsC gene encoding serine O-acetyltransferase EpsC: MLGSIITTLKEDLRNAREHDPAARGDAENALVYSGLHAIWAYRVAHCWWERGWKGPARILSQFTRFMTGIEIHPGATIGRRFFIDHGMGVVIGETAEIGDGVMLYHGVTLGGQVLTQTKRHPTVGDNVTIGAGAKVLGPITIGDNTSIGANAVVTKDIPANCIAVGIPATCRRRKDCECTKLVDPDKYVTSAHNPLKGGSKKSDAS, translated from the coding sequence ATGCTCGGTTCGATCATCACAACTCTCAAAGAGGATCTGCGCAACGCACGCGAACATGACCCTGCAGCCAGAGGCGACGCAGAAAACGCCCTGGTCTACTCCGGTCTCCACGCGATTTGGGCATACCGAGTAGCGCACTGTTGGTGGGAACGTGGCTGGAAAGGCCCCGCCCGCATACTGTCGCAATTCACCCGATTTATGACGGGAATCGAGATCCACCCCGGCGCGACGATTGGACGCAGGTTTTTCATCGACCACGGGATGGGCGTTGTCATCGGTGAAACCGCCGAAATTGGCGACGGTGTCATGCTCTATCACGGCGTGACTCTGGGCGGTCAGGTGCTCACGCAAACCAAGCGTCACCCCACTGTGGGAGACAACGTCACCATCGGCGCTGGTGCGAAGGTGCTCGGACCGATCACGATCGGTGACAACACGTCGATCGGCGCGAACGCCGTCGTGACCAAAGATATCCCGGCGAACTGCATTGCCGTGGGAATCCCCGCAACGTGCAGGCGACGCAAAGACTGCGAATGCACCAAGCTGGTTGACCCCGACAAATACGTCACGAGTGCTCACAACCCGCTCAAAGGTGGGTCGAAAAAGTCGGACGCTTCGTAG